From Camelina sativa cultivar DH55 chromosome 7, Cs, whole genome shotgun sequence, one genomic window encodes:
- the LOC104749626 gene encoding glutamate receptor 3.5 isoform X3: protein MGFFVMMRCCDSMGLMLLLCVFGFSVLPTEGAGGESFLKDSSFPSLPSSVNVGALFTYDSFIGRAAKPAFVAAIEEVNADQSILRNTKLNIVFQDSDCSGFVGTMRALQLMENKVVAAIGPQSSGLGHIISHVANELHVPLLSFAATDPTLSSLQFPYFLRTTQNDNFQMKAIADFVSYCRWREVVAIFVDNEYGRNGVSALGDALAKKRAKISYKAAITPGAGNSSISGLLASVNLMESRIFVVHVNPDSGLNIFSVAKSLGMMGSGYVWITTDWLLTALDSMEPLDTKAMDLLQGVVAFRHYTPESEKKRQFKARWKNFRSKESSKSDDGFNSYALYAYDSVWLVARALDVFFSQGNTVTFSSDPNLKNTNDSNIKLSALDVFNEGERFLQAILEINYTGLTGKIEFDSEKDRINPAYDILNMKSTGPQRVGYWSNHTGFSVVPPETLYSKPSNTSAKNQRLNEIIWPGEVRKPPRGWVFPDNGKPLIIGVPNRVSYKYYASKDNNSLGVKGYCIDIFEAAVQLLPYPVPRTYVLYGDGKRNPSYDNLIGEVNANSFDVAVGDVTIITNRTKFVDFTQPFMESGLVVVAPVKGAKSSPWSFLKPFTIEMWAVTGGLFLFVGAVIWILEHRFNEEFRGPPRRQIITVFWFSFSTMFFSHRENTVSTLGS from the exons ATGGGATTTTTCGTGATGATGAGATGTTGTGATTCCATGGGACTTATGCTCCTCCtatgtgtttttggtttctcgGTTTTGCCAACGGAAGGTGCTGGTGGAGAAAGTTTCTTAAAagactcttcttttccttctttgcCAAGCTCTGTCAACGTTGGAGCTCTGTTTACTTATGATTCTTTCATTGGAAGAGCGGCCAAACCCGCGTTTGTGGCTGCCATTGAAGAAGTTAATGCTGATCAGAGTATTCTCAGGAACACCAAACTCAATATCGTCTTCCAGGACTCAGACTGCAGCGGATTTGTTGGCACCATGAGAG CTTTGCAGCTAATGGAGAACAAAGTGGTTGCAGCCATTGGTCCACAATCTTCAGGACTTGGTCACATAATTTCCCATGTGGCCAATGAGCTCCATGTACCTCTCTTGTCATTTGCAGCAACAGACCCGACTCTTTCTTCGCTTCAGTTTCCTTATTTCCTTCGTACCACACAGAACGACAACTTCCAGATGAAAGCAATCGCGGATTTTGTATCCTATTGTCGATGGAGAGAAGTTGTTGCGATCTTTGTGGATAATGAGTATGGTAGGAACGGGGTATCTGCTTTGGGTGATGCTTTAGCCAAGAAACGTGCCAAGATCTCTTACAAGGCTGCAATAACACCTGGTGCAGGTAATAGCTCAATCAGTGGCTTATTGGCTTCTGTTAATCTGATGGAATCTCGCATCTTTGTTGTTCATGTGAATCCTGATTCGGGTTTGAACATATTCTCTGTCGCCAAGTCTCTTGGAATGATGGGAAGTGGCTATGTCTGGATTACCACTGATTGGCTTCTTACAGCTTTGGATTCAATGGAACCGTTGGATACCAAAGCTATGGATCTCTTGCAAGGAGTGGTTGCTTTTCGCCATTACACACCTGAGAGTGAAAAGAAGAGACAGTTTAAAGCAAGATGGAAAAACTTTAGATCCAAGGAGAGTTCAAAAAGTGATGATGGCTTCAATTCTTACGCGCTGTATGCTTATGATTCTGTTTGGTTAGTAGCTCGTGCTCTTGATGTTTTCTTCAGCCAAGGCAATACAGTGACTTTCTCTAGTGATCCTAATCTGAAAAATACCAACGACAGTAACATTAAGCTATCAGCACTTGACGTTTTCAATGAAGGGGAGAGGTTTTTACAGGCCATTCTTGAGATAAATTATACAGGTCTGACGGGAAAAATCGAGTTTGATTCAGAGAAAGACCGGATTAATCCAGCTTACGATATTCTAAACATGAAAAGTACAGGTCCACAGAGAGTCGGGTACTGGTCGAACCATACAGGTTTCTCAGTTGTGCCTCCGGAGACATTATACTCTAAGCCTTCAAACACATCTGCCAAAAACCAACGTCTCAATGAGATCATATGGCCAGGGGAAGTAAGAAAGCCACCTCGGGGTTGGGTTTTCCCTGACAATGGAAAGCCGCTCATAATCGGGGTGCCTAACCGTGTGAGCTACAAATACTATGCTTCTAAGGACAATAACTCGCTTGGTGTTAAAGGCTATTGCATTGACATCTTTGAAGCTGCGGTTCAATTGCTTCCGTATCCTGTTCCACGTACTTATGTATTATACGGGGACGGGAAAAGAAATCCTTCATATGACAACCTCATAGGTGAAGTTAATGCAAAT AGTTTTGATGTAGCTGTTGGAGATGTTACAATCATTACAAACAGAACCAAGTTTGTAGATTTCACGCAGCCATTTATGGAATCAGGGCTTGTGGTGGTAGCTCCAGTGAAGGGGGCCAAGTCTAGTCCTTGGTCGTTCTTGAAGCCATTCACTATAGAGATGTGGGCTGTGACCGGGGgcctttttctctttgttggaGCTGTCATTTGGATTCTTGAACACCGTTTTAACGAAGAATTCCGCGGACCTCCTAGGCGTCAAATCATTACCGTCTTCTG GTTTAGCTTCTCAACAATGTTCTTCTCTCACA GGGAGAACACAGTGAGCACGCTGGGGAG CTAA
- the LOC104749626 gene encoding glutamate receptor 3.5 isoform X1: MGFFVMMRCCDSMGLMLLLCVFGFSVLPTEGAGGESFLKDSSFPSLPSSVNVGALFTYDSFIGRAAKPAFVAAIEEVNADQSILRNTKLNIVFQDSDCSGFVGTMRALQLMENKVVAAIGPQSSGLGHIISHVANELHVPLLSFAATDPTLSSLQFPYFLRTTQNDNFQMKAIADFVSYCRWREVVAIFVDNEYGRNGVSALGDALAKKRAKISYKAAITPGAGNSSISGLLASVNLMESRIFVVHVNPDSGLNIFSVAKSLGMMGSGYVWITTDWLLTALDSMEPLDTKAMDLLQGVVAFRHYTPESEKKRQFKARWKNFRSKESSKSDDGFNSYALYAYDSVWLVARALDVFFSQGNTVTFSSDPNLKNTNDSNIKLSALDVFNEGERFLQAILEINYTGLTGKIEFDSEKDRINPAYDILNMKSTGPQRVGYWSNHTGFSVVPPETLYSKPSNTSAKNQRLNEIIWPGEVRKPPRGWVFPDNGKPLIIGVPNRVSYKYYASKDNNSLGVKGYCIDIFEAAVQLLPYPVPRTYVLYGDGKRNPSYDNLIGEVNANSFDVAVGDVTIITNRTKFVDFTQPFMESGLVVVAPVKGAKSSPWSFLKPFTIEMWAVTGGLFLFVGAVIWILEHRFNEEFRGPPRRQIITVFWFSFSTMFFSHRENTVSTLGRFVLLIWLFVVLIINSSYTASLTSILTVQQLTSRIEGMDSLITSNEAIGVQDGSFAWKYLVNELNIAPSRIMLLKDEVEYLSALQRGPRGGGVAAIVDELPYIKALLSNSNCKFRTVGQEFTRTGWGFAFQRDSPLAVDMSTAILQLSEKGKLERIRKKWLTYDHECTMQISDTENYQLSVQSFWGLFLICGIVWFIALALFCWKVFWQYQRLRPEVSDEERTSEEAGSSSRPGRSLRAASFKDLIKVVDKREAEMKEMLREKSSKKLKASQSSAENSRSKHSETSIEAVT; this comes from the exons ATGGGATTTTTCGTGATGATGAGATGTTGTGATTCCATGGGACTTATGCTCCTCCtatgtgtttttggtttctcgGTTTTGCCAACGGAAGGTGCTGGTGGAGAAAGTTTCTTAAAagactcttcttttccttctttgcCAAGCTCTGTCAACGTTGGAGCTCTGTTTACTTATGATTCTTTCATTGGAAGAGCGGCCAAACCCGCGTTTGTGGCTGCCATTGAAGAAGTTAATGCTGATCAGAGTATTCTCAGGAACACCAAACTCAATATCGTCTTCCAGGACTCAGACTGCAGCGGATTTGTTGGCACCATGAGAG CTTTGCAGCTAATGGAGAACAAAGTGGTTGCAGCCATTGGTCCACAATCTTCAGGACTTGGTCACATAATTTCCCATGTGGCCAATGAGCTCCATGTACCTCTCTTGTCATTTGCAGCAACAGACCCGACTCTTTCTTCGCTTCAGTTTCCTTATTTCCTTCGTACCACACAGAACGACAACTTCCAGATGAAAGCAATCGCGGATTTTGTATCCTATTGTCGATGGAGAGAAGTTGTTGCGATCTTTGTGGATAATGAGTATGGTAGGAACGGGGTATCTGCTTTGGGTGATGCTTTAGCCAAGAAACGTGCCAAGATCTCTTACAAGGCTGCAATAACACCTGGTGCAGGTAATAGCTCAATCAGTGGCTTATTGGCTTCTGTTAATCTGATGGAATCTCGCATCTTTGTTGTTCATGTGAATCCTGATTCGGGTTTGAACATATTCTCTGTCGCCAAGTCTCTTGGAATGATGGGAAGTGGCTATGTCTGGATTACCACTGATTGGCTTCTTACAGCTTTGGATTCAATGGAACCGTTGGATACCAAAGCTATGGATCTCTTGCAAGGAGTGGTTGCTTTTCGCCATTACACACCTGAGAGTGAAAAGAAGAGACAGTTTAAAGCAAGATGGAAAAACTTTAGATCCAAGGAGAGTTCAAAAAGTGATGATGGCTTCAATTCTTACGCGCTGTATGCTTATGATTCTGTTTGGTTAGTAGCTCGTGCTCTTGATGTTTTCTTCAGCCAAGGCAATACAGTGACTTTCTCTAGTGATCCTAATCTGAAAAATACCAACGACAGTAACATTAAGCTATCAGCACTTGACGTTTTCAATGAAGGGGAGAGGTTTTTACAGGCCATTCTTGAGATAAATTATACAGGTCTGACGGGAAAAATCGAGTTTGATTCAGAGAAAGACCGGATTAATCCAGCTTACGATATTCTAAACATGAAAAGTACAGGTCCACAGAGAGTCGGGTACTGGTCGAACCATACAGGTTTCTCAGTTGTGCCTCCGGAGACATTATACTCTAAGCCTTCAAACACATCTGCCAAAAACCAACGTCTCAATGAGATCATATGGCCAGGGGAAGTAAGAAAGCCACCTCGGGGTTGGGTTTTCCCTGACAATGGAAAGCCGCTCATAATCGGGGTGCCTAACCGTGTGAGCTACAAATACTATGCTTCTAAGGACAATAACTCGCTTGGTGTTAAAGGCTATTGCATTGACATCTTTGAAGCTGCGGTTCAATTGCTTCCGTATCCTGTTCCACGTACTTATGTATTATACGGGGACGGGAAAAGAAATCCTTCATATGACAACCTCATAGGTGAAGTTAATGCAAAT AGTTTTGATGTAGCTGTTGGAGATGTTACAATCATTACAAACAGAACCAAGTTTGTAGATTTCACGCAGCCATTTATGGAATCAGGGCTTGTGGTGGTAGCTCCAGTGAAGGGGGCCAAGTCTAGTCCTTGGTCGTTCTTGAAGCCATTCACTATAGAGATGTGGGCTGTGACCGGGGgcctttttctctttgttggaGCTGTCATTTGGATTCTTGAACACCGTTTTAACGAAGAATTCCGCGGACCTCCTAGGCGTCAAATCATTACCGTCTTCTG GTTTAGCTTCTCAACAATGTTCTTCTCTCACA GGGAGAACACAGTGAGCACGCTGGGGAGGTTTGTGCTACTCATATGGTTATTTGTGGTGCTAATCATCAACTCGAGTTACACGGCGAGTCTCACTTCAATCCTCACCGTTCAACAGCTAACATCACGGATAGAAGGAATGGACAGTCTAATAACAAGTAACGAAGCCATTGGAGTCCAAGACGGTAGCTTCGCGTGGAAATATCTGGTCAATGAACTTAACATAGCTCCATCAAGAATCATGCTGTTGAAAGACGAAGTAGAATATCTCTCTGCTCTTCAACGTGGTCCTAGAGGCGGTGGCGTTGCAGCCATAGTGGACGAGCTTCCTTACATTAAAGCTCTCTTGTCAAACAGCAACTGCAAGTTCCGTACAGTTGGACAGGAGTTCACCCGGACAGGCTGGGGATTT GCGTTCCAGAGAGACTCTCCTCTAGCTGTAGACATGTCGACTGCGATCTTGCAGCTGTCCGAAAAAGGAAAACTCGAGAGAATCCGCAAGAAATGGCTTACCTACGACCACGAATGCACAATGCAGATTTCAGACACAGAAAACTATCAACTCTCGGTACAGAGTTTTTGGGGACTCTTCTTGATCTGTGGCATCGTTTGGTTTATTGCACTCGCACTCTTCTGCTGGAAAGTGTTCTGGCAATACCAACGGTTAAGACCCGAAGTGAGTGATGAAGAAAGGACGAGCGAAGAAGCTGGTTCTTCTTCTAGACCAGGGAGAAGTTTGAGAGCGGCAAGTTTCAAGGATTTGATCAAAGTTGTTGATAAGAGAGAAGCAGAGATGAAGGAGATGCTTAGGGAGAAGAGCAGTAAGAAACTCAAAGCTAGCCAAAGCTCAGCTGAGAATTCGCGATCAAAACATTCTGAAACCTCCATAGAGGCGGTTACATAG
- the LOC104749626 gene encoding glutamate receptor 3.5 isoform X2, with the protein MENKVVAAIGPQSSGLGHIISHVANELHVPLLSFAATDPTLSSLQFPYFLRTTQNDNFQMKAIADFVSYCRWREVVAIFVDNEYGRNGVSALGDALAKKRAKISYKAAITPGAGNSSISGLLASVNLMESRIFVVHVNPDSGLNIFSVAKSLGMMGSGYVWITTDWLLTALDSMEPLDTKAMDLLQGVVAFRHYTPESEKKRQFKARWKNFRSKESSKSDDGFNSYALYAYDSVWLVARALDVFFSQGNTVTFSSDPNLKNTNDSNIKLSALDVFNEGERFLQAILEINYTGLTGKIEFDSEKDRINPAYDILNMKSTGPQRVGYWSNHTGFSVVPPETLYSKPSNTSAKNQRLNEIIWPGEVRKPPRGWVFPDNGKPLIIGVPNRVSYKYYASKDNNSLGVKGYCIDIFEAAVQLLPYPVPRTYVLYGDGKRNPSYDNLIGEVNANSFDVAVGDVTIITNRTKFVDFTQPFMESGLVVVAPVKGAKSSPWSFLKPFTIEMWAVTGGLFLFVGAVIWILEHRFNEEFRGPPRRQIITVFWFSFSTMFFSHRENTVSTLGRFVLLIWLFVVLIINSSYTASLTSILTVQQLTSRIEGMDSLITSNEAIGVQDGSFAWKYLVNELNIAPSRIMLLKDEVEYLSALQRGPRGGGVAAIVDELPYIKALLSNSNCKFRTVGQEFTRTGWGFAFQRDSPLAVDMSTAILQLSEKGKLERIRKKWLTYDHECTMQISDTENYQLSVQSFWGLFLICGIVWFIALALFCWKVFWQYQRLRPEVSDEERTSEEAGSSSRPGRSLRAASFKDLIKVVDKREAEMKEMLREKSSKKLKASQSSAENSRSKHSETSIEAVT; encoded by the exons ATGGAGAACAAAGTGGTTGCAGCCATTGGTCCACAATCTTCAGGACTTGGTCACATAATTTCCCATGTGGCCAATGAGCTCCATGTACCTCTCTTGTCATTTGCAGCAACAGACCCGACTCTTTCTTCGCTTCAGTTTCCTTATTTCCTTCGTACCACACAGAACGACAACTTCCAGATGAAAGCAATCGCGGATTTTGTATCCTATTGTCGATGGAGAGAAGTTGTTGCGATCTTTGTGGATAATGAGTATGGTAGGAACGGGGTATCTGCTTTGGGTGATGCTTTAGCCAAGAAACGTGCCAAGATCTCTTACAAGGCTGCAATAACACCTGGTGCAGGTAATAGCTCAATCAGTGGCTTATTGGCTTCTGTTAATCTGATGGAATCTCGCATCTTTGTTGTTCATGTGAATCCTGATTCGGGTTTGAACATATTCTCTGTCGCCAAGTCTCTTGGAATGATGGGAAGTGGCTATGTCTGGATTACCACTGATTGGCTTCTTACAGCTTTGGATTCAATGGAACCGTTGGATACCAAAGCTATGGATCTCTTGCAAGGAGTGGTTGCTTTTCGCCATTACACACCTGAGAGTGAAAAGAAGAGACAGTTTAAAGCAAGATGGAAAAACTTTAGATCCAAGGAGAGTTCAAAAAGTGATGATGGCTTCAATTCTTACGCGCTGTATGCTTATGATTCTGTTTGGTTAGTAGCTCGTGCTCTTGATGTTTTCTTCAGCCAAGGCAATACAGTGACTTTCTCTAGTGATCCTAATCTGAAAAATACCAACGACAGTAACATTAAGCTATCAGCACTTGACGTTTTCAATGAAGGGGAGAGGTTTTTACAGGCCATTCTTGAGATAAATTATACAGGTCTGACGGGAAAAATCGAGTTTGATTCAGAGAAAGACCGGATTAATCCAGCTTACGATATTCTAAACATGAAAAGTACAGGTCCACAGAGAGTCGGGTACTGGTCGAACCATACAGGTTTCTCAGTTGTGCCTCCGGAGACATTATACTCTAAGCCTTCAAACACATCTGCCAAAAACCAACGTCTCAATGAGATCATATGGCCAGGGGAAGTAAGAAAGCCACCTCGGGGTTGGGTTTTCCCTGACAATGGAAAGCCGCTCATAATCGGGGTGCCTAACCGTGTGAGCTACAAATACTATGCTTCTAAGGACAATAACTCGCTTGGTGTTAAAGGCTATTGCATTGACATCTTTGAAGCTGCGGTTCAATTGCTTCCGTATCCTGTTCCACGTACTTATGTATTATACGGGGACGGGAAAAGAAATCCTTCATATGACAACCTCATAGGTGAAGTTAATGCAAAT AGTTTTGATGTAGCTGTTGGAGATGTTACAATCATTACAAACAGAACCAAGTTTGTAGATTTCACGCAGCCATTTATGGAATCAGGGCTTGTGGTGGTAGCTCCAGTGAAGGGGGCCAAGTCTAGTCCTTGGTCGTTCTTGAAGCCATTCACTATAGAGATGTGGGCTGTGACCGGGGgcctttttctctttgttggaGCTGTCATTTGGATTCTTGAACACCGTTTTAACGAAGAATTCCGCGGACCTCCTAGGCGTCAAATCATTACCGTCTTCTG GTTTAGCTTCTCAACAATGTTCTTCTCTCACA GGGAGAACACAGTGAGCACGCTGGGGAGGTTTGTGCTACTCATATGGTTATTTGTGGTGCTAATCATCAACTCGAGTTACACGGCGAGTCTCACTTCAATCCTCACCGTTCAACAGCTAACATCACGGATAGAAGGAATGGACAGTCTAATAACAAGTAACGAAGCCATTGGAGTCCAAGACGGTAGCTTCGCGTGGAAATATCTGGTCAATGAACTTAACATAGCTCCATCAAGAATCATGCTGTTGAAAGACGAAGTAGAATATCTCTCTGCTCTTCAACGTGGTCCTAGAGGCGGTGGCGTTGCAGCCATAGTGGACGAGCTTCCTTACATTAAAGCTCTCTTGTCAAACAGCAACTGCAAGTTCCGTACAGTTGGACAGGAGTTCACCCGGACAGGCTGGGGATTT GCGTTCCAGAGAGACTCTCCTCTAGCTGTAGACATGTCGACTGCGATCTTGCAGCTGTCCGAAAAAGGAAAACTCGAGAGAATCCGCAAGAAATGGCTTACCTACGACCACGAATGCACAATGCAGATTTCAGACACAGAAAACTATCAACTCTCGGTACAGAGTTTTTGGGGACTCTTCTTGATCTGTGGCATCGTTTGGTTTATTGCACTCGCACTCTTCTGCTGGAAAGTGTTCTGGCAATACCAACGGTTAAGACCCGAAGTGAGTGATGAAGAAAGGACGAGCGAAGAAGCTGGTTCTTCTTCTAGACCAGGGAGAAGTTTGAGAGCGGCAAGTTTCAAGGATTTGATCAAAGTTGTTGATAAGAGAGAAGCAGAGATGAAGGAGATGCTTAGGGAGAAGAGCAGTAAGAAACTCAAAGCTAGCCAAAGCTCAGCTGAGAATTCGCGATCAAAACATTCTGAAACCTCCATAGAGGCGGTTACATAG
- the LOC104704273 gene encoding F-box protein DOR-like: MKTRRQHVSDDDVTISRQNARPQTSANGGENALAIPIDLVCEICSRLPAKSVAICSCVSKLWASTLGLSYFTELFFSRSSARPQLLFAYQNHGGFFFFSSPQNHPDEDSSSVVAANRLTHFPFDSYCKIGGIVHGLVCLVDKRISKGRTETVAVICNPSTGESLPLPKVKTMKLNGRSFMGYDPIGKQFKVLSMTWPRYGRRLTLIECSLPNHSVYDETGICISGGLYFQASVNRVSKVICFDVRSEKFTVINLDKGMVSWPEPTLVNYKGKLGSLEVEVSEIEYMTVTGDTKYCLQLWVLVDAEKHEWLKHRFLLPTLWKNVVGKLHVVGVTVQMKLCCRRIIPPALFMFSTTISRAILSEKLKCKELM; the protein is encoded by the coding sequence ATGAAAACACGGCGGCAGCACGTCTCCGATGATGATGTAACCATTTCCCGACAAAATGCGCGACCGCAGACCTCAGCAAATGGTGGAGAAAACGCATTGGCCATCCCAATTGATCTCGTTTGCGAGATATGCTCGAGGTTGCCGGCGAAATCAGTAGCGATATGTAGCTGTGTGTCGAAGCTCTGGGCCTCCACACTTGGTCTTTCCTATTTTACTGAGTTGTTCTTCAGCAGATCATCGGCTCGGCCGCAGCTATTGTTCGCCTACCAAAATCACGgcgggttcttcttcttctcctcgccTCAAAATCATCCCGATGAGGACTCGTCTTCTGTTGTAGCTGCCAATCGTCTTACGCATTTCCCCTTTGATAGTTACTGTAAAATTGGTGGTATTGTCCATGGCTTGGTCTGTCTTGTAGATAAGCGGATCTCAAAGGGAAGGACAGAAACGGTGGCGgtgatatgtaaccctagcacAGGAGAATCCTTACCTTTACCAAAAGTGAAGACGATGAAACTTAATGGGAGAAGCTTTATGGGATATGATCCGATTGGTAAACAATTCAAGGTATTGTCCATGACCTGGCCACGTTATGGAAGAAGACTAACCTTGATCGAGTGTAGTCTCCCCAATCATTCTGTATATGATGAAACTGGAATATGCATCAGTGGTGGTTTGTATTTTCAAGCTTCGGTTAATAGGGTTTCTAAGGTAATTTGCTTTGATGTAAGGTCTGAAAAGTTTACAGTTATTAACCTTGATAAAGGTATGGTGTCTTGGCCTGAGCCAACTCTGGTTAACTACAAGGGTAAATTAGGTTCACTTGAAGTTGAAGTGTCAGAGATTGAGTATATGACAGTTACTGGAGATACTAAATATTGTCTTCAGTTGTGGGTTTTAGTAGACGCAGAGAAACACGAATGGTTAAAGCATAGGTTCTTATTGCCCACTTTGTGGAAGAATGTAGTTGGGAAGTTACACGTTGTTGGAGTGACCGTACAAATGAAATTGTGTTGTCGCCGTATTATCCCTCCGGccctttttatgttttctactacAATTTCGAGAGCCATACTGTCAGAAAAGTTGAAATGCAAGGAATTGATGTAG